A part of Oryctolagus cuniculus chromosome 15, mOryCun1.1, whole genome shotgun sequence genomic DNA contains:
- the LOC100352031 gene encoding LOW QUALITY PROTEIN: cytochrome P450 2C3 (The sequence of the model RefSeq protein was modified relative to this genomic sequence to represent the inferred CDS: inserted 1 base in 1 codon; substituted 1 base at 1 genomic stop codon): MKPTVVLHGYEAVKEALVDKGEEFSDRGSLSLIDKITQGSGLAFSNGEIWKQTRRFSLTVLWNVGMGKKTIEDRIQEEALCLVEELKKKKQWYIFLSPPCDPSPLLFCVPCNVICSIIFQNRFDYSDQTFQTLNKYFHENTRLLSTPWVQLYNIFPILHYLPGIHHQLFKNIAFQKKFVLEKVQEHQESLDVNNPHDFIDYFLIKMKKGTLEKESEFTMDHLIITILDVFSAGTETTSTTLTFGLLLLLKHPEIAAKVREEIEHVIGRHQSPCMQDRSRMPYTDAVMHEIQRYVDLVPNNVPRAVTXDIQFRGYLIPKGTSILPSLSSVLYDDKAFPNPEKFDPGHFLDESGNFKKTDYFMPFSTGKRACAGEGLARMELFLLLTTILQHFTLKPLVDPKDIDPTPVDNGFVXIPPFCEVCFIPV; the protein is encoded by the exons ATGAAGCCCACTGTGGTGCTGCATGGATATGAAGCAGTGAAGGAGGCCCTGGTTGATAAGGGAGAAGAGTTTTCTGACAGAGGAAGTCTTTCATTGATTGACAAAATCACACAAGGATCAG GACTTGCTTTCAGCAATGGAGAAATATGGAAGCAAACCCGGCGTTTCTCACTCACAGTTTTGTGGAACGTGGGGATGGGAAAGAAAACTATTGAAGATCGAATTCAGGAAGAAGCTTTGTGTCTGGtagaagagttaaaaaaaaaaaaacaatggtatATATTTCTTT CACCTCCCTGCGATCCTTCTCCACTTCTGTTCTGTGTTCCCTGCAATGTGATCTGCTCCATCATCTTCCAGAATCGTTTTGACTACAGTGATCAGACATTTCAAACCTTGAATAAGTATTTTCATGAAAACACTAGACTTTTGAGTACTCCCTGGGTACAA cTCTACAATATTTTCCCTATTTTACATTATCTCCCAGGAATTCATcatcagttatttaaaaatattgcttttcaAAAGAAGTTTGTTTTAGAGAAAGTACAAGAACATCAGGAATCTCTGGATGTGAATAACCCTCACGACTTTATTGACTATTTcctgattaaaatgaaaaag GGAACTCTCGAAAAAGAGTCTGAATTTACCATGGACCACTTGATCATTACCATATTGGATGTGTTCAGTGCGGGGACAGAAACAACGAGCACCACACTGACATTTGGACTCCTGCTCCTGCTCAAGCATCCTGAGATTGCAG CTAAAGTCCGGGAAGAGATCGAGCATGTGATTGGCAGACACCAGAGCCCCTGCATGCAGGACAGGAGCCGCATGCCCTACACGGATGCTGTGATGCATGAGATCCAGAGATACGTTGACCTGGTCCCCAATAACGTGCCCCGTGCAGTGACTTGAGACATCCAGTTCCGAGGATACCTCATTCCAAAG GGCACGAGTATATTACCATCTCTGAGTTCTGTCCTGTATGATGACAAAGCGTTTCCCAACCCAGAGAAGTTTGACCCTGGCCACTTCCTGGATGAAAGTGGAAACTTTAAGAAAACAGACTACTTCATGCCTTTCTCCACAG GAAAAAGAGCTTGTGCTGGAGAGGGCCTGGCCCGCATGGAGCTGTTCTTACTCCTGACCACCATCTTGCAGCATTTTACCCTGAAGCCTCTGGTTGATCCAAAGGATATTGATCCCACGCCAGTGGATAATGGGTTTG CTATTCCACCTTTCTGTGAGGTATGCTTCATTCCAGTCTGA